The following are from one region of the Gryllotalpicola protaetiae genome:
- the rho gene encoding transcription termination factor Rho, which produces MTDLISAESADIDLNSLRVPQLQALASELGIAGGAKLRKGELIAAIASARQSADPVGQHLADGEQAAPASGSPADAPSDESLVSIQPEAESTSGDLLPPVDSAAQQPSGDEASEPTRPARRSRRASTGGTVTAAAGHVNAGQTGVESLLSALDAVAEQRQAGHTAPAEQAEGEASDAEQADEGGQQPGEGESSRSRRNRRNRNRNRAERESNGQNGEQQAQGEKPEGQQGGREQGNGQNGQNQNGQSGNRNGQGQNGQGQNGPDGEQGEGGRRSRYRDRKRRGAAGGDDAEVELTEDDVLIPVAGILDVLDNYAFVRTTGYLSGASDVYVSLGQVKKYSLRKGDAVVGAIRQPRENDNGAGSRQKYNALVRVDSINGQTVEEAATRVEFGKLTPLYPQERLRLETVPEKLTQRIIDLVAPIGKGQRGLIVAPPKAGKTIVLQQIANAITTNNPEVHLMVVLVDERPEEVTDMQRTVKGEVIASTFDRPAEDHTTVAELAIERAKRLVELGHDVVVLLDSITRLGRAYNVSAPASGRILSGGVDASALYPPKRFFGAARNIEHGGSLTILATALVETGSKMDEVIFEEFKGTGNSELRLSRQLADKRIFPAVDVNASSTRREEMLLSPDEVKITWKLRRALAGLDQQQALEVVLGKLKETSSNVEFLVQMQKSIPTSSNGGHSHGNENNHR; this is translated from the coding sequence GTGACTGATCTGATCAGCGCCGAATCCGCTGACATCGACCTCAATTCGCTGCGCGTTCCGCAGCTGCAGGCCCTCGCGTCCGAGCTCGGCATCGCCGGCGGCGCGAAGCTGCGCAAGGGCGAGCTCATCGCCGCCATCGCGTCCGCCAGACAGAGTGCTGACCCGGTGGGTCAGCACCTGGCGGACGGCGAGCAGGCTGCGCCTGCGAGCGGTAGCCCCGCCGATGCTCCCTCCGACGAGTCCCTGGTCTCCATTCAGCCCGAGGCTGAGTCGACCAGCGGCGACCTCCTTCCGCCCGTCGACTCGGCTGCGCAGCAGCCGAGTGGAGACGAGGCATCCGAACCCACCCGCCCCGCACGCCGCTCGCGCCGTGCCTCGACCGGCGGCACCGTCACGGCGGCCGCCGGCCACGTGAACGCCGGACAGACCGGCGTCGAGTCGCTGCTGTCCGCGCTCGACGCGGTGGCAGAGCAGCGCCAGGCGGGCCACACGGCCCCGGCCGAGCAGGCAGAGGGCGAGGCATCCGACGCCGAGCAGGCCGACGAGGGCGGCCAGCAGCCCGGCGAGGGCGAGAGCAGCCGCAGCCGCCGCAACCGCCGCAACCGGAACCGCAACCGTGCGGAGCGCGAGTCGAACGGGCAGAACGGCGAGCAGCAGGCCCAGGGCGAGAAGCCCGAAGGCCAGCAGGGCGGCCGCGAGCAGGGCAACGGCCAGAACGGTCAGAACCAGAACGGCCAGAGCGGAAACCGCAACGGCCAGGGCCAGAACGGCCAGGGTCAGAACGGGCCTGACGGCGAGCAGGGCGAGGGCGGCCGTCGCAGCCGCTATCGCGACCGCAAGCGCCGCGGCGCCGCGGGCGGCGACGACGCCGAGGTCGAGCTGACCGAGGACGACGTGCTGATCCCGGTCGCGGGCATCCTCGACGTGCTCGACAACTACGCGTTCGTGCGCACCACCGGCTACCTGTCGGGCGCGAGCGACGTGTACGTCTCGCTCGGCCAGGTCAAGAAGTACAGCCTGCGCAAGGGCGACGCGGTCGTCGGCGCGATCCGCCAGCCGCGCGAGAACGACAACGGCGCGGGCTCGCGCCAGAAGTACAACGCGCTCGTGCGCGTCGACTCGATCAACGGCCAGACGGTCGAAGAGGCGGCCACCCGCGTCGAGTTCGGCAAGCTCACCCCGCTCTACCCGCAGGAGCGCCTGCGCCTCGAGACCGTGCCCGAGAAGCTGACCCAGCGCATCATCGACCTCGTCGCCCCGATCGGGAAGGGCCAGCGCGGCCTCATCGTCGCGCCTCCGAAGGCCGGCAAGACGATCGTGCTGCAGCAGATCGCGAACGCGATCACGACGAACAACCCCGAGGTCCACCTCATGGTCGTGCTCGTCGACGAGCGGCCGGAAGAGGTCACCGACATGCAGCGCACGGTGAAGGGCGAGGTCATCGCCTCGACCTTCGACCGCCCAGCCGAGGACCACACGACGGTCGCGGAGCTCGCCATCGAGCGCGCGAAGCGCCTCGTCGAGCTGGGCCACGACGTCGTCGTGCTGCTCGACTCGATCACCCGCCTCGGCCGTGCGTACAACGTCTCCGCCCCGGCATCCGGCCGCATTCTGTCCGGTGGTGTCGACGCGTCCGCCCTGTACCCGCCCAAGCGCTTCTTCGGTGCTGCTCGCAACATCGAGCACGGCGGGTCGCTCACGATTCTCGCGACGGCGCTCGTCGAGACCGGCTCCAAGATGGACGAGGTCATCTTCGAGGAGTTCAAGGGCACCGGAAACAGCGAGCTGCGCCTCTCGCGCCAGCTCGCCGACAAGCGCATCTTCCCGGCGGTCGACGTGAACGCGTCCTCCACCCGCCGCGAAGAGATGCTGCTGTCGCCCGACGAGGTCAAGATCACCTGGAAGCTGCGCCGCGCCCTCGCGGGCCTCGACCAGCAGCAGGCGCTCGAGGTGGTGCTCGGCAAGCTGAAGGAGACCTCGTCGAACGTCGAGTTCCTCGTGCAGATGCAGAAGTCGATCCCGACGTCCAGCAATGGCGGGCACTCGCACGGCAACGAGAACAACCACCGCTGA